The DNA region CGCGATCACCGACTCGCTTGCCGAAGGCGCGCGCGTCAGTGCGGCGCGCATGAAAATGAACAAAGAAGAGACCGAAGCGCTGGTCAATCGCTTCACCGGCTACACGCGGGAAATATCCGGCGCCAATGTTAAACCGGTGCCGCCGTTTCTATTCGAGATTTCCAAAGACAGCCGCGATCATAGCCCGGAGGTTTACAGCGAAGTGATTATTCCCGGCTTTCGCGCCATGAAACCGGCGCCTAAAATTGGCATCACGCGATTCGGCGCCGGCGTGCATAGTTTTTGGAAAGCGGAGAAAGATTTGCCCGCGGGGATAGTGCCGTCGGTGATCAAAAGCTGGAAGGAAGCGGTGGTCGGCGGGTATTTCGTCTAGACTCAATCGGAGCCCTGCGACTAGCTCAGAGCCTGCCCTGAGCTTGCCAAAGGGGCGAACGGAGACAAAACCGTTCATGCTGAGCTAGTCGAAGCATGCTCAGCTTTTGACCCTGTAACATCGAACCTACGGAAAAATTGCCGCGACCACTTCTTCCAAACTTCTTTGCACCTGTGGGTCGTCGGTGATTCCCCACGTGACGGCGACATGGCAGGCGCGGCGCGCGGCGATCCCTTGCTTGATCAAACGCGCGGCGTAGATCAACACGCGCGTGCTCGCCGCTTCTTTTAAGCCATGTTCGCGCAGGTTACGCACCTTGTGACCTAGCGTTGCCAATTGCAAAGCGGTTTCCGCACCGACGCCGGATTCGTGGTCGATGATCTTGGCTTCACGGTCGGGACTTGGAAACTGAAAATCCAGCGCAACGAAGCGCTGCCGCGTCGAGTGTTTCAAGTCCTTCAGCACGTTTTGATAACCGGGATTGTACGAAACCACCAGCAGAAAACTATCCGCGGCTTCCACCACTTCGCCGAGCTTATCGATGGTCAGCAAACGCCGATGGTCGGTCAGCGGATGGATGATTACGGTGGTGTCTTTGCGCGCCTCGACCACCTCGTCGAGGTAGCAGATGCCGCCGACTTTGACCGCCCGTGTAAGCGGCCCGTCGATCCAGCGCGTGCCGTTGGCGTCGAGCAAATAACGGCCAACCAGATCGCTGGCCGTCAAGTCTTCATGACACGCGACTGTCACCAGCGGTACCGCGCCGTTGGGATGAGACTCGGCACCGTCTTTGACCACGGTCAGCGGCTGCCCCAGCTTCCATGCCATGTATTCGACAAAGCGCGTCTTGCCCGTCCCCGTCGGGCCTTTGAGCAGCACTGGCACTCGCTGACGGTAAGCGGCCTCAAAAATTTCGATCTCGTCGGCGCACGGCACGTAATACGGCGGCTCTTTGATAACGTATTCTTCGATGCGATATTGTGGGGCTTGCTCGCTCTTGGCCATTAAAAGCTTTGCTCTTTCGCAGGTTAATAGCGAAAACCGTAACCGATGCCCCACCCTCTGTCAAATCAGTAGTTCGTTTGACAGCCCGATTCGAGCAGCGTTAAGTTAGCGCCTAAGAAACCAAACAGGAGAAGCTAATGGCCGATTCCCATGCCGTCCCCGAAACCCCTGAAGTCATCGCCTTGCACAACCGCTTAGCCGAATATTCCCTCGGCGGCCATTGGCAATCCCGAGAACAACTCAAGCCGCTGGTGCCGCACATGTGGCCGTGG from Deltaproteobacteria bacterium includes:
- a CDS encoding CbbQ/NirQ/NorQ/GpvN family protein codes for the protein MAKSEQAPQYRIEEYVIKEPPYYVPCADEIEIFEAAYRQRVPVLLKGPTGTGKTRFVEYMAWKLGQPLTVVKDGAESHPNGAVPLVTVACHEDLTASDLVGRYLLDANGTRWIDGPLTRAVKVGGICYLDEVVEARKDTTVIIHPLTDHRRLLTIDKLGEVVEAADSFLLVVSYNPGYQNVLKDLKHSTRQRFVALDFQFPSPDREAKIIDHESGVGAETALQLATLGHKVRNLREHGLKEAASTRVLIYAARLIKQGIAARRACHVAVTWGITDDPQVQRSLEEVVAAIFP